A region from the Bradyrhizobium erythrophlei genome encodes:
- a CDS encoding S-(hydroxymethyl)glutathione dehydrogenase/class III alcohol dehydrogenase gives MKTRAAVAFEAKKPLEIVEVDLEGPKAGEVLVEIKATGICHTDAYTLDGFDSEGIFPSILGHEGAGIVREVGTGVMSVKPGDHVIPLYTPECRQCKSCLSQKTNLCTAIRATQGKGLMPDGTSRFSTKGKPIFHYMGCSTFSNFTVLPEIAVAKIREDAPFDKSCYIGCGVTTGVGAVVNTAKVTPGANVVVFGLGGIGLNVIQGAKMVGADKIVGVDLNDSKEEWGRRFGMTHFVNPSKVDGDIVAHLVGLTDGGADYTFDCTGNTNVMRQALEACHRGWGVSVIIGVAEAGKEISTRPFQLVTGRVWKGTAFGGARGRTDVPKIVDWYMNGKIQIDPMITHVLKLEEINKGFDLMHQGKSIRSVVVF, from the coding sequence ATGAAGACACGCGCCGCAGTCGCGTTCGAGGCGAAGAAGCCGCTTGAAATCGTCGAGGTCGACCTGGAAGGACCCAAGGCGGGTGAAGTCCTGGTCGAGATCAAGGCGACGGGAATTTGCCACACCGACGCCTACACGCTCGACGGTTTCGATAGCGAGGGAATCTTCCCCTCGATCCTCGGCCATGAAGGGGCCGGCATCGTCCGGGAGGTCGGAACCGGCGTCATGTCGGTCAAGCCAGGCGATCATGTGATCCCGCTCTACACGCCCGAATGCCGCCAGTGCAAAAGCTGCCTCAGTCAAAAGACCAACCTCTGCACCGCCATCCGGGCGACCCAGGGCAAGGGGCTGATGCCCGACGGGACGTCGCGCTTCAGCACCAAGGGAAAGCCGATCTTCCACTACATGGGCTGCTCGACCTTCTCGAACTTCACCGTGCTGCCGGAAATCGCGGTGGCAAAGATCCGCGAAGACGCGCCGTTCGACAAAAGTTGCTATATCGGCTGCGGTGTCACGACCGGCGTCGGCGCGGTGGTGAATACCGCCAAGGTCACGCCCGGCGCCAATGTCGTCGTGTTCGGGCTCGGCGGCATCGGCCTCAACGTCATCCAGGGCGCGAAGATGGTGGGCGCCGACAAGATCGTCGGCGTCGACCTCAACGACAGCAAGGAGGAATGGGGACGCCGCTTCGGCATGACCCATTTCGTCAACCCGTCCAAGGTCGATGGCGATATCGTCGCCCATCTGGTCGGGCTGACCGACGGCGGCGCCGATTACACCTTCGATTGCACCGGCAATACCAACGTGATGCGCCAGGCGCTGGAAGCCTGTCATCGCGGCTGGGGCGTATCGGTCATCATCGGGGTGGCGGAAGCCGGCAAGGAAATTTCCACCCGGCCATTCCAGCTCGTGACCGGCCGGGTCTGGAAGGGCACGGCGTTCGGCGGCGCGCGCGGCCGTACCGACGTGCCGAAGATCGTCGACTGGTACATGAACGGCAAGATCCAGATCGACCCGATGATTACCCACGTGCTCAAGCTTGAGGAGATCAACAAGGGATTCGACC
- a CDS encoding c-type cytochrome, methanol metabolism-related produces MNPWKFAFVILAIAFAGTAACADGSGDPAVASSDSGKYADKDGNPTYKVSEDGTVDWYTYSGFRRYHSDCHVCHGPNGEGSSYAPALAESLKTLSYVDFNNVVTNGRKNVDAANDKVMPSFAENSNVMCFLDDIYVYLRARANGAIPGGRPPKHEDKPEAAKQAETSCTGLK; encoded by the coding sequence ATCAATCCCTGGAAATTCGCGTTCGTCATCCTGGCGATCGCCTTTGCCGGCACGGCCGCTTGTGCCGACGGATCGGGCGATCCGGCGGTGGCTTCATCCGACAGCGGCAAATACGCCGACAAGGACGGCAATCCAACCTACAAGGTCAGCGAGGACGGAACCGTCGACTGGTACACCTATTCCGGCTTTCGCCGCTATCATTCGGACTGCCACGTCTGCCACGGTCCGAACGGCGAGGGATCGAGCTACGCGCCGGCGCTGGCGGAGTCGCTGAAGACGCTCAGCTATGTCGACTTCAACAATGTCGTGACCAACGGCCGCAAGAACGTCGATGCCGCCAACGACAAGGTCATGCCGTCGTTCGCCGAAAACTCGAACGTGATGTGCTTCCTCGACGACATCTACGTGTACCTGCGCGCGCGGGCCAACGGCGCCATTCCCGGCGGCCGTCCACCCAAGCACGAAGACAAGCCTGAGGCGGCCAAGCAGGCCGAAACCAGTTGTACGGGGCTCAAATGA